Proteins encoded together in one Styela clava chromosome 12, kaStyClav1.hap1.2, whole genome shotgun sequence window:
- the LOC120337753 gene encoding zinc finger BED domain-containing protein 5-like, with amino-acid sequence MKVKRPYTELERVVLPCLEIVADLIHGGTKAVDKVKKIAVSDTTVWRRCAVISADLKEQLIQKLLEASSFGIQLDESTDISSESQLMVFCRFPDIKSNRIVEHYLFCQPVEEKATAEAIFNKINEFFEEEGLDWSKCKSVTTDGAAAMRGSQKGLIERIKRKSPECIGIHCILHREALVTKKLELNAGDASEVRWLSRGKVLSRVFELREQLGAYYTERGDQKANRFRNIYWIAKLAYMASIFDRLNQVNVSLQGKGGDIFRSTSKINALKMKIQLWKNNASSRNFIDFPLLSQYLKESGWEFEDVSTINTMVMNELPKLCKNKEATETTLN; translated from the exons ATGAAAGTTAAACGCCCGTACACAGAACTTGAACGTGTAGTGCTACCTTGTTTAGAAATTGTGGCTGACTTGATTCATGGTGGAACAAAAGCAGTTGACAAGGTCAAAAAAATTGCTGTTTCTGACACTACTGTATGGCGACGATGTGCCGTTATATCCGCAGATTTAAAAGAACAACTAATTCAGAAGTTACTAGAAGCCTCCTCCTTTGGCATTCAGTTGGATGAAAGCACTGATATAAGCAGTGAGTCTCAGCTCATGGTGTTCTGTAGATTTCCGGACATAAAATCTAACAGGATAGTTGAACATTATCTATTTTGTCAACCAGTTGAAGAAAAGGCAACTGCTGAagcaattttcaataaaataaacgaGTTCTTTGAAGAAGAAGGGTTAGATTGGTCAAAGTGCAAATCGGTTACAACAGATGGAGCAGCAGCTATGCGAGGCTCACAGAAAGGTTTGATCGAGAGAATTAAGCGAAAGTCTCCAGAATGCATAGGAATTCATTGTATTCTCCACCGCGAGGCATTAGTAACAAAGAAACTTGAACTGAATGCAGGTGACGCTAgtg AAGTACGGTGGCTGTCCCGAGGAAAAGTTCTTTCTCGTGTGTTTGAACTTCGAGAACAATTAGGGGCGTATTACACTGAACGAGGAGACCAAAAAGCCAACAGGTTTCGTAATATATATTGGATTGCAAAATTAGCGTACATGGCGTCGATTTTTGATCGTTTGAATCAAGTGAACGTCAGTCTTCAAGGGAAGGGAGGTGATATATTTCGATCGACTAGCAAAATCAATGCTCTGAAGATGAAAATTCAACTCTGGAAAAATAATGCTTCTTCGAGAAACTTCATTGACTTTCCCCTGTTAAGTCAATATTTGAAAGAGTCTGGGTGGGAGTTTGAGGACGTTTCAACGATAAATACCATGGTTATGAACGAATTGCCGAAACTATGCAAGAACAAAGAAGCCACTGAAACTACACTAAATTAA
- the LOC120330505 gene encoding alpha-soluble NSF attachment protein-like: MDKEQEACQLMAEAEKSLNSSKGFFSKLLGSGSKQEEACEKFVRAANMFKMLKKWNEAGNAFCKSADIQQSLQNKHESASNFVDAGNCYKKSDADAAIKCLTRAIDIYTDMGRFTVAAKHHISVAEIYENETSKLEEAISHYERAADFYKGEDSTSSANKCWLKVAAYAAQLEQYTKAIELYERVGMSSMNSPLLKYSVKEYFFKSALCHFCLGGTIDAMQSLEKYEGLFPAFSDSRECQLLKSLIETHDNQNSDAFAEAVAKYDSISRIDQWLTTILLRIKKTIGNDDEDLT, translated from the exons ATGGATAAAGAACAAGAGGCCTGCCAGTTGATGGCTGAGGCTGAGAAAAGCCTCAACTCATCAAAGGGATTTTTCTCTAAATTACTAGGATCTGGATCTAAACAAGAAGAAGCATGTGAAAAATTTGTTCGGGCAGCAAATATGTTTAAG ATGTTGAAAAAATGGAACGAAGCAGGAAATGCATTCTGTAAGTCTGCAGATATTCAACAATCACTACAGAATAAACACGAGTCGGCTTCCAATTTTGTTGATGCTGGGAATTGTTATAAAAAATCAGATGCAGATGCGGCTATCAAATGTTTGACAAGG GCTATTGATATTTATACTGATATGGGGAGATTTACAGTTGCTGCAAAACATCATATATCCGTTGcggaaatttatgaaaacgagACTTCAAAACTTGAAGAAGCCATTTCTCATTATGAGCGA GCTGCAGATTTTTATAAGGGCGAAGATTCGACGAGTAGTGCAAATAAGTGCTGGTTGAAGGTGGCGGCCTATGCAGCTCAGCTTGAGCAATATACAAAAGCCATAGAATTATATGAGCGTGTTGGAATGTCATCAATGAATAGTCCGTTGTTAAAATATTCGGTGAAAGAGTACTTCTTCAAATCAGCACTCTGCCATTTTTGTTTGGGTGGAACAATCGATGCAAT GCAATCATTGGAGAAATACGAAGGTCTCTTTCCAGCATTTTCTGACAGTAGAGAATGCCAATTGTTGAAGAGTTTAATCGAGACACATGACAACCAAAATTCTGATGCATTTGCGGAAGCAGTTGCAAAATATGATTCGATATCTCGCATTGACCAGTGGCTGACCACAATCCTTCTACGAATCAAAAAGACAATAGGGAATGATGATGAAGATCTTACATAG
- the LOC120330504 gene encoding heat shock protein 75 kDa, mitochondrial-like produces MAARSLTSHMLKSLSLPSRVVRNHMKALASMGVKSDYKYLPYTTNGMPQPRNSYVRLYSTTQTNENLEHNEENKQQYEAKEHAVGEADKYEFQAETAELLNIVAKSLYSENEIFIRELISNSSDALEKYRYQQLSEQDVASSEENLEINIYLDKYENTITIQDNGIGMSAEDLVSNLGVIARSGSKKFLEELKSQGKGANSIIGQFGVGFYSAFMVGSKVVVFSKPHNSEEKGFMWTSEGGVSYEISEAEDVLPGTKIIITLKPDCRQFATDGTVKEIVQKYSNFVSFPVKLDGVQLNTVQPLWTQEPSQIDEDMHLNFFRYLSGSQTDHYLYKLFYKTDAPLNIRSVFYFPESRPSLVDMAKDTKSGVSLYSRRVLIQDKTEHLLPKWLRFVRGVVDSEDIPLNLSRELLQNSSLIAKLRQTLTGRLIRFFVDQSKKDPEKYKNFHSSYKMFITEGVLSEDTQEKREEVAQLLRYETSNTSEGETKSLDEYISGMEDDQRNIFYLCAPSRQLAETSPYYEAIKSKNMEVLFCYEPYDEIMMLQLKNYNGKQLFSVENEIVADMFKDEKGTKTDGESQAISPQMDKFTQWAKGVLGDRVTDVKSTTKLDKHPSMVTVWEMGSVRHFIRSQYLADPKGLSEKERSMLFKPVFQLNVNHPAIIKLGKIYDTESELATLALEQLYENAMVSAGLVDDARPMVGRLNNLLTKVLEKL; encoded by the coding sequence ATGGCTGCTCGATCTTTAACATCACATATGCTGAAAAGTCTAAGTCTCCCATCTCGGGTTGTGCGGAATCACATGAAAGCACTAGCAAGCATGGGAGTAAAATCTGATTATAAATATCTTCCATATACAACAAACGGGATGCCTCAACCACGCAACAGTTATGTGAGACTATATTCAACTACTCAGACTAATGAAAATCTGGAACATAATGAAGAAAACAAGCAACAATATGAAGCAAAGGAGCATGCAGTTGGGGAAGCAGACAAATATGAGTTTCAAGCGGAGACTGCAGAACTTCTAAATATTGTTGCAAAATCACTTTActctgaaaatgaaatttttattcgaGAGCTTATTTCTAACAGTAGTGATGCACTAGAAAAATATCGTTACCAACAACTCAGTGAACAGGATGTAGCCAGTAGTGAAGAAAACCTAGAAATTAACATATATCTTGACAAATATGAAAACACAATTACAATTCAGGATAATGGCATCGGTATGTCTGCAGAAGACCTCGTTTCGAATCTTGGAGTAATTGCTCGATCAGgctcaaaaaaatttcttgaggAATTGAAGAGTCAAGGCAAAGGTGCAAATTCTATTATCGGACAATTTGGTGTTGGATTCTACTCTGCATTTATGGTGGGTTCGAAAGTGGTTGTTTTCAGTAAGCCACACAATTCTGAAGAGAAAGGTTTTATGTGGACTTCTGAAGGTGGTGTTTCCTACGAAATATCAGAAGCCGAAGATGTATTACCTGGAACAAAAATCATAATCACCCTCAAGCCGGATTGTCGACAGTTTGCGACTGATGGTACTGTGAAAGAAATAGTACAGAAATACAGCAATTTTGTCAGTTTTCCAGTAAAACTTGATGGAGTTCAACTAAATACGGTCCAACCCTTGTGGACACAAGAACCGAGTCAAATTGATGAAGATatgcatttgaattttttcagatATTTGTCAGGCTCACAAACTGATCACTACTTGTATAAACTGTTTTACAAAACTGATGCTCCGTTAAACATTCGAAGTGTGTTTTACTTCCCTGAAAGCCGACCTTCTTTAGTGGATATGGCAAAAGATACTAAATCAGGAGTGTCCCTTTATAGTAGAAGAGTGTTGATACAAGATAAAACCGAACACCTCTTGCCAAAATGGCTTCGGTTCGTGAGGGGTGTTGTTGACAGTGAGGACATTCCTCTCAACTTGAGTAGAGAACTCCTCCAAAACAGCTCATTGATTGCCAAACTTCGACAAACTTTAACTGGACGTTTGATACGATTTTTTGTTGATCAAAGTAAAAAAGATCCAGAGAAGTATAAAAATTTCCACTCTTCATATAAAATGTTCATCACTGAGGGAGTTTTATCAGAAGACACTCAGGAAAAAAGAGAGGAGGTCGCACAACTGCTTAGATATGAAACATCAAATACATCAGAAGGTGAAACCAAAAGTCTCGACGAGTACATAAGTGGAATGGAAGATGATCAGCGTAACATATTTTACTTGTGTGCACCGAGTAGGCAATTGGCTGAGACCTCCCCGTATTATGAAgcaataaaaagtaaaaacatgGAAGTACTTTTCTGCTATGAGCCTTATGATGAAATAATGATGTTGCAATTGAAGAACTACAATGGGAAGCAACTTTTTTCTGTGGAAAATGAAATAGTTGCTGACATGTTTAAAGATGAGAAGGGGACAAAGACTGATGGTGAATCACAAGCGATTTCACCGCAAATGGATAAGTTCACACAATGGGCCAAAGGAGTCCTAGGCGATAGAGTTACGGATGTTAAAAGCACAACAAAACTTGATAAGCATCCGTCCATGGTCACAGTTTGGGAAATGGGATCTGTGAGACATTTCATTCGTAGCCAATATTTAGCTGATCCTAAAGGTCTTTCTGAAAAAGAACGATCTATGCTATTCAAACCTGTATTCCAACTTAATGTAAACCATCCAGCCATTATAAAACTTGGGAAAATTTACGATACGGAAAGTGAACTTGCAACTCTGGCCCTTGAACAGTTATATGAAAATGCCATGGTATCAGCTGGGCTAGTTGATGATGCCAGACCCATGGTTGGCAGACTGAACAACCTATTGACAAAAGTTCTAGAAAAGTTATAA